A part of Aspergillus flavus chromosome 1, complete sequence genomic DNA contains:
- a CDS encoding monooxygenase (involved in coenzyme Q biosynthesis) — translation MAPYNMNDNSAIRSDGAEEFQVIGGIAINARRNCSARLSDHAVDTEFLIVGAGPAGAALACFLGSHGLKGIMISSAPGTANTPRAHITNMAALANNDLLLTHGFAHAECLRDIGLYDELEKLGSAGADHMQHTRWCHSMAGEEYARIHSWGNDPRRKGDYELASPCEPFDLPQTILEPVLVRHAALKGFKCRFDSTLVSLYSDSKTGLITASIHDKMTNKEYQIQTRYLFGADGARSEVVKQLNLPLVVQPGQGMAINVLVKADFSHLVKNRTGNLHWVMQPDREHPDFGWMGIVRMVKPWNEWMFILFPDRNYDRSQGKPSKDANQKRVQEFIGDDTPAEILDISTWYINEIVAEKYSEGNIFCLGDAVHRHPPLNGLGSNTCIQDAFNLAWKVAYVHKGLASPSLLSTYSIERQPVGHSIITRANQAYRDHFLVWKALGMLPTDLSARKEILKELKSATPEGSNRRRALHAAIKHTSHEFHGLGVEMNQHYDGQGVYTADEPNPYAPSRRAAEDSILFHEPNTYPGSRLPHVWLNKAIPGEPVSTVDIAGHGSFVLLSGIGGGRWKKAAENVAETLKVPIQVHYIGFRQDWEDVYFEWENLRGVEESGAVLVRPDRFVAWRAPEVLKDTEACESKLLTVMRSILGFLDV, via the exons ATGGCGCCTTACAATATGAACGACAACAGCGCGATCCGGTCCGACGGAGCAGAAGAGTTTCAAGTAATAGGCGGAATAGCAATCAACGCTCGGCGCAACTGTTCAGCTCGACTGTCGGATCACGCAGTCGATACGGAATTCCTCATTGTCGGGGCCGGTCCTGCCGGGGCGGCCTTGGCTTGCTTTCTTGGTTCTCATG GGCTGAAGGGCATCATGATCAGCAGCGCTCCAGGAACAGCGAATACACCCCGCGCTCATATTACTAATATGGCGGCACTGG CAAATAATGATCTGTTATTGACACATGGATTTGCCCATGCAGAGTGTCTACGGGATATTGGTTTATATGACGAACTGGAAAAGCTGGGATCCGCGGGGGCAGATCATATGCAACACACACGATGGTGCCATAGTATGGCAGGTGAGGAGTACGCACGCATCCACTCCTGGGGAAATGACCCTAGAAGAAAG GGGGATTATGAACTAGCTAGCCCCTGTGAACCATTTGATCTGCCGCAGACGATCTTGGAACCGGTTCTGGTTCGGCATGCAGCTTTGAAAGGCTTCAAATGTCGTTTTGATTCCACGCTCGTTTCTCTCTATAGCGACTCGAAGACCGGCTTGATCACTGCCAGTATTCACGATAAGATGACAAACAAGGAATACCAAATCCAAACACGATATCTTTTTGGGGCTGACGGTGCCAGGAGCGAGGTGGTGAAACAACTTAACTTGCCTCTGGTGGTTCAGCCTGGTCAAGGTATGGCAATCAACGTGCTGGTCAAGGCCGATTTCTCCCATTTAGTTAAAAACCGAACGGGCAATCTTCATTGGGTTATGCAACCAGATCGAGAGCACCCAGATTTTGGCTGGATGGGAATCGTTCGTATGGTGAAGCCATGGAATGAGTGGATGTTCATTCTATTCCCAGATCGTAACTATGACCGTTCTCAAGGCAAGCCGTCTAAAGATGCGAATCAAAAGAGAGTCCAGGAGTTTATTGGCGATGATACACCTGCAGAGATCTTGGACATCTCCACGTGGTATATCAATGAGATCGTCGCAGAGAAATATTCAGAGGGTAACAT ATTCTGTCTTGGTGATGCCGTGCACCGTCACCCTCCATTAAACGGGCTTGGATCGAACACATGCATCCAAGACGCCTTCAACCTCGCCTGGAAGGTCGCATATGTTCACAAGGGGCTGGCGTCACCGTCTCTTCTATCCACATACTCCATTGAGAGACAGCCTGTGGGTCATTCGATTATTACCAGAGCAAATCAGGCATACCGCGACCACTTTCTCGTCTGGAAGGCACTGGGCATGTTGCCCACGGACTTGTCCGCACGGAAGGAGATTTtgaaggagttgaagagTGCGACACCAGAAGGATCAAACCGCCGCCGTGCTCTGCATGCGGCAATCAAGCATACTTCTCATGAATTCCACGGATTGGGAGTTGAAATGAATCAACATTACGACGGCCAAGGTGTCTACACAGCTGATGAGCCCAACCCCTATGCGCCATCCAGACGGGCGGCTGAAGATAGCATCTTGTTTCATGAACCAAACACTTATCCCGGATCTCGATTGCCTCATGTGTGGCTCAACAAAGCAATCCCAGGAGAGCCTGTTTCGACAGTCGACATTGCTGGCCATGGCTCTTTTGTCCTCTTGAGTGGAATCGGGGGTGGGCGATGGAAGAAAGCAGCTGAAAATGTTGCCGAAACGCTTAAGGTTCCAATACAGGTGCATTATATTGGGTTCCGACAGGATTGGGAGGACGTTTACTTTGAGTGGGAGAACCTGCGAGGCGTGGAGGAATCTGGAGCCGTGTTGGTGCGGCCCGATCGATTCGTAGCGTGGAGAGCACCTGAAGTCCTCAAGGATACTGAAGCATGCGAATCGAAGCTTCTGACAGTTATGAGATCCATTCTAGGATTCCTTGATGTATAG
- a CDS encoding fumarylacetoacetate hydrolase: MGPNWAHLVRFIGEEDGQTHLGEVDPNKYPDVGIAILNGERVAVKLVKGSIFDGRVTDTTMHIARLLAPIGIEEVPIIRCMGLNYRDHAKEANMPIPDVPVVFIKPRTALNGPHPAKINVPKIAQDGSSDYEAELSIILSKTGRDIPESEAMEYVLGYTCSNDVSARTQQFKNSQWSFSKGLDGSCPLGPVLVSPSAIGNPHNLQIRAIHNGNVVQDSNTREMIFDIAKTIAFLSQGTTLEKGTIIMTGTGPGIGAMRNPKIVLKHGDDMRVEIEKIGTLINEVYYE, from the exons ATGGGTCCTAATTGGGCACACCTCGTGAGATTCATcggcgaagaagatggccAAACCCACCTTGGCGAAGTCGATCCAAACAAGTATCCAGATGTTGGGATCGCAATACTTAACGGCGAGAGAGTTGCGGTCAAGTTGGTCAAAGGGTCGATCTTCGATGGCAGGGTAACAGACACAACTATGCACATTGCCAGG CTTCTGGCTCCCATTGGAATTGAAGAAGTTCCCATTATCCGGTGCATGGGACTCAACTATCGTGACCATGCCAAAGAGGCGAATATGCCCATTCCGGATGTGCCGGTCGTCTTTATCAAACCGCGCACGGCGCTCAACGGACCCCATCCTGCAAAGATAAACGTGCCCAAGATTGCACAGGATGGCTCCAGCGACTATGAGGCAGAGCTATCGATTATTTTGTCTAAGACTGGTCGAGATATTCCCGAGTCAGAGGCCATGGAGTATGTGTTGGGATATACCTGCAGCAATGATGTTAGTGCTCGAACACAGCAGTTCAAGAACAGCCAGTGGTCCTTTTCAAAAG GCCTTGACGGATCTTGTCCACTGGGCCCGGTCCTTGTGTCTCCCTCCGCCATCGGCAACCCGCATAATCTGCAAATTAGAGCTATCCATAATGGCAATGTGGTGCAAGACTCAAACACTAG GGAAATGATCTTCGATATTGCAAAAACTATTGCGTTTCTCTCTCAGGGGACCACTCTAGAAAAGGGCACCATTATCATGACCGGAACAGGTCCTGGAATCGGCGCTATGCGTAACCCCAAGATCGTCCTGAAACACGGCGATGATATGAGAGTGGAAATTGAGAAAATCGGGACTTTGATCAACGAAGTCTACTATGAGTAA